One stretch of Bacteroidota bacterium DNA includes these proteins:
- a CDS encoding prephenate dehydrogenase, protein MDKVAIIGLGLIGGSLAKSLRKESVFKHIIGVDNNDKHSAKALKLGLVDEILNLDKAISKSDFIILAVPVNTADDIAVELLDKIHNQTLIDVGSTKRAILEKVKNHPRRNQFVATHPMAGTEFSGPEAAVEGLFKDKAVIICDAESSDSYRVKQVENIYKKIGADIKYMTGDQHDVSAAYVSHISHISSFALALTVLNKEKNIENITTLASGGFRSTVRLAKSNQHTWEAIFSQNKDNVLEVMDDYIENMILFKHAIKSGNTDVVKTLIKQANEVKKVL, encoded by the coding sequence ATGGATAAAGTAGCAATCATAGGATTAGGTTTAATTGGAGGATCATTGGCAAAATCGCTGAGGAAAGAATCCGTATTTAAACATATCATTGGAGTTGACAATAATGATAAACACTCTGCCAAAGCTTTGAAACTTGGATTAGTTGACGAGATACTCAACTTAGACAAAGCAATAAGTAAATCAGATTTCATTATTCTTGCTGTTCCGGTAAATACTGCAGACGATATAGCGGTTGAGCTATTAGACAAGATTCATAATCAAACTTTGATCGATGTGGGCTCTACGAAAAGAGCTATTCTTGAAAAAGTAAAAAATCACCCCAGAAGAAATCAATTTGTTGCTACTCACCCTATGGCAGGAACAGAATTTTCCGGACCTGAAGCGGCAGTTGAAGGCTTATTCAAAGATAAGGCCGTAATAATTTGCGATGCAGAAAGCTCAGATTCATACAGAGTAAAACAGGTTGAAAACATTTATAAAAAAATAGGAGCCGATATAAAGTATATGACCGGTGATCAACACGATGTCAGTGCTGCATATGTATCGCACATCTCTCATATTTCTTCATTCGCACTCGCCCTGACAGTGCTGAACAAGGAAAAAAATATTGAAAACATTACAACTCTTGCAAGTGGAGGTTTCAGGTCTACAGTACGTCTGGCTAAAAGTAACCAACACACCTGGGAAGCTATTTTTTCTCAAAATAAAGATAATGTTCTTGAGGTTATGGACGATTATATCGAAAACATGATATTATTTAAACACGCAATTAAGAGCGGCAACACAGATGTAGTAAAAACACTGATAAAACAAGCTAACGAGGTAAAAAAGGTATTGTAA
- a CDS encoding aminotransferase class I/II-fold pyridoxal phosphate-dependent enzyme, whose product MISTADRLGDVKEYYFSVKLAEIKSMNDAGKDVINLGIGSPDMAPHPKVLQASKESLLAPTSHGYQSYKGTDELRNAMSDWYQKYFDVKLNPNTEVLPLMGSKEGIMHISMAFVNPGDGVLVPNPGYPTYKSVSDLVQANIINYPLNENNNWHPDFDYLESLDLSGVKIMWVNYPNMPTGADGSVGLFEKLVDFGKRHNILIVNDNPYSFVLNENQISILSIEGAKEVAIELNSLSKASNMAGWRVGMVAGNEYYINNILRVKSNMDSGMFLPVQLGAVEALKLDREWYKEINKTYAIRKKAAHKLFDSLNCEYRQNEVGMFVWAKVPEGTSAEGLSDIVLKKANVFITPGMIFGSKGNNYLRISLCTPIGRIEEAIERVSKIEINSII is encoded by the coding sequence ATGATATCAACTGCAGACAGACTTGGCGATGTAAAAGAGTACTATTTTTCGGTGAAACTTGCCGAAATTAAAAGTATGAATGACGCAGGAAAAGATGTAATCAATCTCGGAATAGGAAGTCCTGATATGGCTCCGCACCCAAAAGTATTACAGGCAAGTAAAGAATCTTTACTCGCTCCTACAAGTCATGGCTATCAAAGCTACAAAGGAACTGATGAATTGCGCAATGCAATGTCGGACTGGTATCAAAAATATTTCGATGTAAAATTAAACCCAAACACCGAAGTATTACCATTGATGGGGTCAAAAGAAGGAATCATGCATATTTCCATGGCCTTCGTAAACCCGGGAGACGGCGTTTTAGTTCCTAATCCCGGATATCCCACATATAAATCGGTTAGCGATTTGGTACAGGCTAATATCATTAACTATCCTTTAAATGAAAACAATAACTGGCACCCGGATTTCGATTATTTAGAATCACTGGACTTGTCGGGAGTTAAGATTATGTGGGTGAACTATCCAAACATGCCTACCGGAGCTGATGGCAGTGTCGGGTTATTCGAAAAACTTGTTGATTTTGGAAAACGTCACAACATATTAATTGTTAATGACAACCCTTATAGTTTTGTCCTCAACGAAAATCAGATATCTATCTTAAGTATTGAAGGTGCCAAAGAAGTAGCAATAGAACTCAACTCATTAAGCAAGGCATCAAACATGGCAGGATGGAGAGTCGGTATGGTAGCAGGAAACGAATATTACATAAACAATATACTGAGAGTTAAAAGTAATATGGACAGTGGCATGTTCTTACCTGTACAGCTAGGCGCGGTTGAAGCCCTTAAACTGGACAGGGAATGGTATAAGGAAATAAACAAAACTTACGCCATCAGAAAAAAAGCTGCTCATAAACTTTTCGACAGCCTGAATTGCGAATACCGACAAAACGAAGTTGGAATGTTTGTTTGGGCAAAAGTTCCGGAAGGAACATCTGCTGAAGGGCTATCGGACATTGTACTTAAAAAAGCTAATGTTTTTATAACTCCGGGCATGATTTTCGGTTCTAAGGGGAATAATTACTTAAGAATTTCGCTCTGCACACCAATAGGAAGGATAGAAGAAGCTATAGAAAGAGTTTCTAAAATTGAAATTAATTCAATCATATAA
- a CDS encoding prephenate dehydratase: protein MRKKIAIQGIKGSYHHQAAKMFFGEEVDLIECNNFKEIPNFIEVGVAEFGVMAIENSIAGSLLQNYKLLGRKGQCIIGEIYIPIEHSLLVLEGQKIEDLKEVHSHPMAILQCEQYFEQYPHIKLVETTDTADSAKNVAENKLKGIGAIAGEIAGDIYELTSLEKNIQTIKNNYTRFFIIGKDPKAKLRDSDVNKASLKMVVGHETGSLSKVLSILSIHGINLTKIQSVPIMDRPWQYSFYADLVFPTYATFNSVLEVLKHQTEDVELLGVYKEWKLENIQVTSPSAGSGTETNNK from the coding sequence ATGAGAAAAAAAATAGCAATTCAGGGGATCAAAGGATCGTACCACCATCAGGCTGCCAAAATGTTTTTTGGTGAGGAGGTTGATTTGATCGAGTGTAATAACTTCAAGGAAATTCCCAACTTTATAGAAGTAGGTGTTGCCGAGTTTGGAGTTATGGCTATCGAAAACTCAATTGCGGGCTCTCTACTTCAAAATTATAAACTCTTAGGCAGAAAAGGACAATGTATTATTGGTGAAATTTACATTCCGATTGAACACAGCCTTTTAGTGCTGGAAGGTCAGAAAATAGAAGACTTAAAGGAGGTTCACTCTCATCCAATGGCAATTTTACAATGTGAACAGTATTTTGAACAATACCCGCACATTAAACTTGTAGAAACAACCGACACTGCCGATTCTGCAAAAAATGTTGCTGAAAATAAATTAAAAGGCATTGGAGCCATTGCCGGAGAAATTGCCGGAGATATATATGAATTAACATCTCTGGAAAAGAATATCCAAACTATTAAAAACAACTATACACGATTTTTCATAATAGGTAAAGATCCTAAAGCAAAGTTAAGAGATTCAGATGTAAACAAAGCTTCATTAAAAATGGTTGTAGGGCATGAAACAGGAAGTCTGTCGAAGGTTCTTTCAATACTATCGATACATGGAATCAACCTTACAAAAATACAGTCGGTTCCAATTATGGACAGACCATGGCAATATTCTTTTTATGCTGATTTAGTATTCCCAACCTATGCTACATTTAATTCGGTACTGGAAGTTTTAAAACACCAAACCGAAGATGTAGAATTACTGGGAGTTTACAAAGAATGGAAACTGGAGAATATACAAGTAACAAGCCCTTCGGCAGGCTCAGGAACCGAAACAAATAATAAGTAA
- a CDS encoding TetR/AcrR family transcriptional regulator has translation MIPRGKIKDKRKAILESSLELIALQGFHGTSMKQIADNAQVAAGTIYVYFEKKDVLIHELFIEIRRELNDIIVGGFDKKKDFKANFMVFWNDVLNYYLQYPLKYNFLEQFSNSPFINDIISEEGSQALAPVYGLFADAQKKGILKKLPVSALIALTHGPIVSLVKMNNFKEIEIEEQIDKLQFAEASWQSISIK, from the coding sequence ATGATACCAAGAGGTAAAATAAAGGATAAGAGAAAAGCAATATTAGAATCTTCACTCGAACTAATTGCGCTACAGGGGTTCCATGGTACATCGATGAAACAGATTGCCGATAATGCCCAGGTTGCAGCGGGTACAATTTATGTTTATTTTGAGAAAAAAGATGTTCTTATTCACGAACTGTTTATAGAAATTCGAAGAGAATTGAATGATATTATTGTAGGTGGCTTTGATAAAAAAAAGGATTTTAAAGCTAATTTCATGGTTTTTTGGAACGACGTATTGAACTACTATTTACAATATCCTCTTAAATATAATTTTCTGGAGCAGTTTTCTAATTCACCATTCATAAACGATATTATTTCAGAAGAAGGGTCTCAGGCACTTGCTCCCGTATATGGCCTTTTTGCAGATGCACAAAAGAAAGGTATATTAAAGAAATTACCCGTTTCGGCATTGATTGCTTTAACGCACGGACCGATAGTTTCATTGGTAAAAATGAATAATTTCAAAGAGATTGAAATTGAAGAACAAATAGATAAATTGCAGTTTGCTGAAGCTTCTTGGCAAAGTATTTCTATAAAATAA
- a CDS encoding HAD family hydrolase has translation MQNIKTIAFDADDTLWVNEPLFRINEEKFEDLLKEYVSCEKITAKLYDAEIRNLKHFGYGIKGFVLSMIETAIELTNGEIKGCDLKKIIEWGKEQIDFPVNLLDGVEEVVKSLKGKYRLMIITKGDLFDQESKIARSGLVDCFDIIEIVSEKDEAVYSSIMKKHNLKAEELIMIGNSLKSDILPMVNIGAYAVHIPFHTTWIHEQVGDVDLESKHYTELGDIREVFELLK, from the coding sequence ATGCAAAATATTAAAACTATTGCTTTTGATGCTGATGATACTCTCTGGGTAAATGAACCTCTTTTTAGAATAAATGAGGAGAAGTTTGAAGATTTGCTCAAAGAGTACGTTTCCTGTGAAAAAATCACAGCCAAACTTTATGATGCTGAAATTAGAAATCTGAAACATTTTGGATATGGGATAAAGGGTTTTGTTCTTTCTATGATTGAAACAGCAATTGAACTTACAAATGGAGAGATAAAAGGTTGTGATTTAAAGAAAATAATTGAATGGGGAAAAGAGCAAATCGACTTCCCTGTAAATTTGCTGGATGGAGTAGAAGAAGTGGTGAAATCATTAAAGGGGAAATATCGCCTGATGATAATTACTAAAGGAGATTTGTTTGATCAGGAGAGTAAAATTGCAAGGTCAGGATTAGTTGACTGTTTCGATATAATTGAAATAGTTTCGGAAAAAGATGAGGCTGTTTATTCTTCAATTATGAAGAAGCACAACCTGAAAGCTGAAGAACTAATCATGATTGGTAATTCTTTAAAATCAGATATTCTGCCAATGGTTAATATTGGAGCCTATGCAGTTCATATTCCTTTTCATACTACATGGATACATGAACAGGTGGGCGATGTTGATTTGGAAAGTAAGCATTATACAGAGTTAGGAGATATTAGAGAAGTGTTTGAATTGCTGAAATAG